The following nucleotide sequence is from candidate division KSB1 bacterium.
AGTAGTGTTGAAGAAGCGAAACTTGTTATTCGATATGGCGCCTCGGCGCTTGGATTAGTCTCAGAAATGCCAAGCGGACCGGGGGTCATTTCAGAAGAACTCATCGCCGAAATCGCTTCGACAATTCCACCCGGGGTAAGTTCTTTCCTGTTAACCAGTAAACAAGAAATTGATGCCATCATCCATCAACAAAAACGATGCGGTGTAAACACGATTCAACTCTGTGACCGCTTAATCGCAGGCTCACACCGTGAACTTCGTTCTGCAATGCCTGGGCGTTATGATCGTTCAAGTCATTCATGTCACAGGAGAAGTGACACTCTCAGAGGCCAAAGAGATTGCACCTCATGTCGACGCCATTTTACTCGATTCGGGTAATCAATCCGTTCCAGTGAAGGAGTTGGGGGGAACCGGACGAACCCATGATTGGCAAATTAGTCGTCAAATTTGCGATTCTGTTCGGGTACCTGTTTTTCTCGCTGGTGGGCTCAATCCTGGCAATGTGAAAGAAGCCATTCATCAAGTCAACCCATATGGCGTTGACCTTTGTTCCGGCGTTCGGACGAATGGCAAACTGGATGAAAGCAAATTGCACGCTTTCTTTAAGGCGGTTAGATCAAGAGACAACTTGGAATGAAAATAATAAATCGAATAATTATCAGAGCGATTAACTCATCTTGTAAATATTTATAAGGAGTTGTGATGCGTAATAAATTCTTATTCTGTTTCATAATCACTTCTGTTCTTTTACCAACGGCTCATACCCAAACAAAACAAGAGATTACGGTAGAGTGGATTTACAGCGACGAAAGTAGAGAAATTACTACTATCCCAAGATTTTTATGGTTAAAAAATAATACAGCAATTATTCAAGACTTAAGAAAACCAAGTGAGAAACGAACTTTTGAGATCTTAAATCCTAAATCTGGTAAACGTTCACCCGCCGTTAACCTAAAAAAAGCATTGGCCAGTTTGAATTCTTTTCGCGAGGAGAATCCTGCCAATTCATTAAGCTGGCCACTTTCTTTTGATCAAAATGGGAAAAGTGCGGTTTATTTATTTGATGGAGATATTTTTCTACTAAATCTTCAAGACTCGCAATTTAAACAAGTAACGAAAACTGACCAATCTGAAAGTTCTGTAAATTTTTCACCCAACGGCAAATTGCTCTCTTTTGTCCGGAGCAATGATCTCTATGTTTATGATATCAAAAATAGGACAGAACAACGTTTAACCTCAGACGGATCCGAGACATTATTGAATGGAACCCTCTCCTGGGTTTACTGGGAGGAGATTTTTGGTCGTCGCGATATTGGTTATTGGTGGTCTGGAGACTCCAAAGCCATCGCTTACTTGCAATCCGATGAATCAAATGTGTCTGTCATGCATTATGTCCATTATGAGCCTGCTGTTCCCAGGGTGATTAAACAACGTTACCCCAAAGCCGGCACGGAAAATCCAATCGTTCGAGTTGGAATTGCTGAAATAGGTAAGGGAAAAACAACCTGGGCGAATTTAGATGGAAAGAATTTCGAATATGTTGCTCGAGTGGAGTGGCTACCCGACCACAAACGGTTAGCCGTCCAAACCATGAATCGTGCTCAAACTGAACTTGACTTGTATTTTGTCGATCGCGCAAATGGAAAAATAAAACATATCATGACAGAAAAGGATGAAGGTTGGGTTAATATCAATGACGATTTTTATTTTATGGACGATGGCAAAAGTTTCATTTGGCAGTCTGAACGCGATGGCTATGCACATCTTTACCGATTTTCAATGGACGGTGAATTGATTAATCAAATTACCAAAGGAGAATGGGCTTTGCGCTCTTCGGGAGGTGTCTTTTGGCTGCGGCAGTCGGTTGTAGCTATCGATGAAAAAAGAGGGTGGGTTTATTTTACCGCTCTGAAAAAATCCTCGATCGAACGTCATCTTTATCGCATCAAGCTAAATGGTAAAAAACTGGAACGTTTATCCAAAGCAGACGGAACACACAGAATTCATTTTAGCCCAAACGCTGAATATTATTTCGACTCTTTTTCCGATATTCATTCTCCTCCATCATTGTCTCTTTACAAAAATAATGGTTCATTAAAACTAGCTCTGGCGGAACCTCGAAAAGAATTAGTCGAATCTCTGGAATTTCAATATCCGGAGTTATTTACGATCCCAACTGCCGATGGATTTCAAATGCCGGCAGAAATATTAAAACCAAATAACTTTGATCCGAATCAAAAATATCCAATCATTTTCCATATCTATGCAGGGCCTTCGGCGCCTACGGTGTTCAATTCCTGGAACACAGCTAGATATTTCGACCAGATCCTGTTGCGTAAAGGCTATTTGGTAGTGCGTTTTGATCATCCTGCGTCAACGGCAATCAGCAAAAAACTTGAAAATCGTGTGCTTAAAATGATGTCAGGACCGATTGAGCTAAAGGATATTATTGATGGCGTGAAATGGTTAAAATCACAGCCTTATGTGGATGCAGAGCGATTCGGAATTTGGGGATGGAGCGGTGGTGGTAGTTTCACGTTGAATGCAATGACAAACTCTTCTGAATTCAAAGCTGGAATTTCGGTAGCTCCGGTGACAGATTGGAAATATTATGATACCAAATGGACGGAGTTTGCCATGAAAAGACCACAAGATAATCCGGATGGCTATGCCAAAACCTCCTTCGTCAAAAGTGCGAAGAACCTACATGGCCGGCTATTACTAGTCCATGGCACATACGACGATAACGTTCATCCACAGAATTCCTGGCGGTTTATCGAAGAACTCATCCAGTCAAATATTCAGTTTGATATGATGTTCTATCCCATGCGAAAGCATGGAATCTCTGATCGTCCGGCCCGTATACACTTATTCACTAAGATGTTGGAATTCTGGAATGAAAATTTGTAAT
It contains:
- a CDS encoding S9 family peptidase, encoding MRNKFLFCFIITSVLLPTAHTQTKQEITVEWIYSDESREITTIPRFLWLKNNTAIIQDLRKPSEKRTFEILNPKSGKRSPAVNLKKALASLNSFREENPANSLSWPLSFDQNGKSAVYLFDGDIFLLNLQDSQFKQVTKTDQSESSVNFSPNGKLLSFVRSNDLYVYDIKNRTEQRLTSDGSETLLNGTLSWVYWEEIFGRRDIGYWWSGDSKAIAYLQSDESNVSVMHYVHYEPAVPRVIKQRYPKAGTENPIVRVGIAEIGKGKTTWANLDGKNFEYVARVEWLPDHKRLAVQTMNRAQTELDLYFVDRANGKIKHIMTEKDEGWVNINDDFYFMDDGKSFIWQSERDGYAHLYRFSMDGELINQITKGEWALRSSGGVFWLRQSVVAIDEKRGWVYFTALKKSSIERHLYRIKLNGKKLERLSKADGTHRIHFSPNAEYYFDSFSDIHSPPSLSLYKNNGSLKLALAEPRKELVESLEFQYPELFTIPTADGFQMPAEILKPNNFDPNQKYPIIFHIYAGPSAPTVFNSWNTARYFDQILLRKGYLVVRFDHPASTAISKKLENRVLKMMSGPIELKDIIDGVKWLKSQPYVDAERFGIWGWSGGGSFTLNAMTNSSEFKAGISVAPVTDWKYYDTKWTEFAMKRPQDNPDGYAKTSFVKSAKNLHGRLLLVHGTYDDNVHPQNSWRFIEELIQSNIQFDMMFYPMRKHGISDRPARIHLFTKMLEFWNENL